GCAGCAAAAGCAGAAACGCTTATACTTGAAGCAATTAAAGCGGAAAGCAGTAGTTTTTTCATAGGAAACATCCTGATATAAGGCATGGGCACAATAACGCGTGTATTATAGCTATGTATTGATCACATGCGAACATAAAAAATCCATGCGCCAATACGAGTTATTCTGCCTTTATTAATCCCTTATGTTTTTCGTTATTAAGCCCAGTAGCCGCTTGAGCCGTTAATGCGTTAACTTGTGCTATAAGCAAATGCATTATTTAGGTTTGTTTGAAATTTAAAACACGGCTCACAACATAAGGAGATTTATCATGGACGTGCTACGGATTATATTGGCGATCATTCTTCCCCCGCTTGGCGTATTTTTGCAAGTTGGTTTGGGCGCTCAGTTCTGGATTAACGTTATTCTTACATTGCTTGGTTACATCCCCGGCATTATTCACGCGGTATACATT
Above is a genomic segment from Alphaproteobacteria bacterium containing:
- a CDS encoding YqaE/Pmp3 family membrane protein; amino-acid sequence: MDVLRIILAIILPPLGVFLQVGLGAQFWINVILTLLGYIPGIIHAVYIILTRGGHGVPA